AGAGTTATTTTTGTcagtaaatatttaaatataaagattctaaaaattaaatcgATATTGTTAGAAATTCAAAAGTTTAAAGATTGGACCGAGATTCAATAGAAATTGAACCAAATATGACCAAATAATATGTTAACTATTAAAAATTAGGTTGATTTGAgcattttacttttttttttaatcaatttaattttttggcTAATTCACTGACaatctatttttattctaaattaaaTCGGTGtaatataataatcaatttCGATTAATTCAGTTTAACCAATTAATTCGATCTTGTTCTcaaaatcataataataataataccatgtttaactaataataataggGGGGAAATTTAATAAAGAATGAAAATGGTTTGgctttcatcatcatcatcctcatcatcatcgCTTTAAAGGTACTTTCTTTTAAAAGTTCAAATAAGTCCTCCATTTTTACCTCTTCCTTTTGAATCATATAATTTACACCATCCTTTGTTTTACCATCCTCttaataatataatcaaaatacTTAAATCTCTTAATAATATAGTATgatattttcttgaattttcactttattataatttttccTTTTCGGATCAAATCTATAGAAatgaattttcataatttttttcaaacaatATTATCAAGTATGtaagtttttattatataatatcttttatcacatatttttttatatataataaaatattatattgcATCACCCgagagggaaaaaaaaaattcattatttcAGTTATTTTCTAACTCCTCTCGATCTTCTCATAAGAAATgtactataaaaaaaatcaatataatactaaagaaataaaaaattagttaaaatttattttatttaatattcgtTAATTATTACAGTAATtcataaatactaaataaaataaattttagttaattttgattaaattttttaattatcaaatatttttgaaaaaaaaaatacaccaTAATACGAATTGTTATCTATGCTCAAAATTAGTATAGAAAACTATCGCTTTATTATAAGCATAAATTCTTATCCTAAACACCTGTTAATCACCAAACACAACTTTTAAAAAGCATAATACTAAATCTCATTTTAAATATCACTTCTAGGATAAACTACACTTATATTTCATCTTCTAAAAGTGATGAAAATGTAGAAATATAACGACTTATgtactttttatttgtttagatttttaaaaaaagtaatttatgacaaaaaataataatgtaagaaaaaataaaagaaagtataTGTATTCCTATCTATGATAATAAGATCTCTTTTACATgcaacagaatcttccctcaaATATTACAAAGAACTAGAAACCAAATATATAGCAGTAATTTGACAATGCTAGGTCTCTCACCATTTCAATCCAAGAACTGAATATATATGTTGTCACTACTAATCTAAGAAAATaatttagtttagtttattAATGTGTATTAGTATATATAGAGAGCCTATAAATATAATGCATGCTATCTCCGTCCCCTCTTTTACGCTCTATGTGTCATCATTGCATTATCTTCATTTTTGAAAATACCTATAACTAGGAACGTCATTGGACATAGCTTATATGATAAATTATCTTAcaaatttagaaaatatatttatttggTCATGGCTAGATGCCATACATTATAGGATACCAATATCTAGGTTTTTTAGGTAATACTTTAATTTAGCCCAATCCCACTCCCACTTAAAATGCAATGTATATATATGAGCATGAGCAATTCTTTGGGTGTGTTTGTTTATAGGGACGGAatattaagataaaaatatagagatataaaattatatttagtaaatgagatttgaataaaaatattgtgTCTAGAAATActaattagtgtattttgtatatattttatcagaaagaatataatttattttttgtttttttattatttttattaaatttttattattatatttttttttcaaaatttttaaataaaaaataaaaataaatgaaatttttataatttattttattttattattaaataaaatataaaaatattaaattttatatttctattttttatattttatttttaatattttatcttattttattttcaaaaacaaaaatagcCTTAAGGAGCCAAATTAAAGAGTGTACTACTGAATGGCCATAATTAATCGTGACTATGGAGGTGTTCATGTGGATTCAATTATGTATTTCTTATTAtgattttaagtttttaatataaataattttataatataatattaaaatatttatagttaaaaaattaatttttttatgtttctatttttttaactggataaaaaatttaatataaggTAATAGTATTAATTACCAAATAAATTTATCTATTGGAATTTTCCTCAATTTTATagtatatttattatttgaaattgaatttgacaacttaattaataatatattcaaataaaatatactataaGTGCAAAAATGATTAGATAAATCTACCGGTATATTATCCTTCAACTTTGTAATATCTATTAGTTTAAGAATTAAGGATATTTAGATATGATATATCCAATTTTGTATCTAAATATatactaattaaatttaaaattaacagatttttttttttgttcatcgTATTTTTTAGTTTGACAGAAGAATAGTTAATTCGTTGTGAATTTAAACTACATTTAAGAATTTGTTGcatataaaatttgaattttcaataATTAGTTAAATAGATGAATGAGTTAACTATTCTATCAATTTCAGTTGGTTAAAATTTATTACTCTACCATAGAATGAGTGtgcaaaattaattaattattataatcaaattaaaagCTAGACTCTAATTattataatcaaattaaaagCTAGACTATTCATGATATATATCTCCACCCTGAAACATATAGACATAAGTGCATGACaagattttaatttcaaatcgaGCTTGATAATTGAAAGAAAGGCCTTAATCATTGAGTTAATTAAGGGAAATGGAGTGATCAAGTCAAATacattgattaaaaaaattgatgaggGGAGCAGAGGTATCCGATGACTTTAATGTTAACCCACTTGCATTATTTGCATCTATGTGGGGGCATCATGTTACATATTTGTGGGGATACCCCAAACAAAAAGAAGGTAATATTTCGGATCATgtattctaaaataataattataatcgGCCATTAATTATTAATTGGAATATAAACTAaccaaaaattcaaataatatagAACACACAACCTACACAATATTGtacttatttaaatatatacgTAATACGTGGTTgatcaataaataaaagtttACCACCTAAAACACCTTTTAAgagactaaaaaaattttaaattattttagacactttaattagtttatttttctatcaattGTAGTATATCCACTCACATTTATTGGAATTGGAAATATGTGaactactattttttttaagaatataaaatattttgatataCATAACAAGATTCATTTAAAATAgtacaaattattttaatacaTTATTTGATTATATACTCTCATGATAGCAtattatagttaattttttaattcattattaaaatttttttttatttgatcaATTAAGAAAATGTGTAAACTTTAGTACTTTACTCTGTCATAACCTGTACTAATAATTATATTCTATTTATTATCTCATTTCTTCATACTACTCatacaaatattaaaatatatactttttaaattttagaggtataattttttaattttttaaaatgtggtaaaaatatttttcaattaatttcgATTGTTTCATCAGTAGTTAGTAGTAAGATCCTAAACATACAAATTAGTTCTCAAGAAATTTTAGATAGTATACTTTAATTGTCTTAGAATAAAATTTGTTAGAATTTATTTGTTGTATATTAAGAATTTGATTGAAATTAGTTTGTTtgaagtaatttttaaaaattaaaaaaagaaaaagtctagagggccagcaattttattaaattttggccagcatataaccagcagagaaaggtgagccattagatgaaatctcacaccaatctcacaccattaaatcATCTTTGATGGCTATTTGATGACTATCAATCACAAAAGTTACTggcccctagcattgctcttaAAAAAATGATTAACTACAAATTCGGTATCCGAAAGATGCAATTACTGACAAAAAATCGTAAAAATGTTATCGACACAAATaactctaaaaaatttaaaaatatgacaaaaagaaccaataaatattatactttttgtaagtaaaaaaatatatatttagcAAATAACTTATCCattaaatctaaatttttttggaaaaatatttgaataaatatttaaaaaatataaaaaaatagaacaagAGTTGATgtagatttttctttttatttttcaaacaatgTAGTCATTCacgataaaaaaaaattaaaaaaaaattcacttgataaaaaattaacaaattttaaagattttaataatagttttttaatcaaaatttgatttctaaaattattattttaaatatatatttaatatttaatttttttgttgtatttttaaattttttaaaagtttatttatCATTAACATCTTTTGAATTCATTTTGTAAGCTATGCAACTTTAGAGTAATAATTTTAGTagtttaatcaaaataaaaatttatttgagaacaaaatatccaaaaactaaaattatttgAGTACCAAGTTAAATATTTACTCCTATAAAAATTATGTGGTCTCCCTATAGTCTTCCTATATAGAATGTATAGTTACATTATATATTCTCTTATCATCAGACCATATACTTTgtaaataatagtaataataataataattattatactCATTTTAAATGGGATGTGATTTGTGATACATATGAATGAAATCTTATGTATCGTTTAAGGATAGAGAAATATATGACATATGAATTTAAATATTCATCAACAGAATTACTAGTTATATAATGTATATAATACatgtaaaatattttgtatGCATATATTTGGCCATGCAAGTATAACTATGAGTATGAGGATATAGTAAGCACATATATACATGTTTTGAACATTCATGTATGATATTGATATGTATAACCGCGGACAAATTCTGTGCATATATACGTATATAACAAAAGTATAATCATATCACTGTACAGTAGCAATATTTTAATgctatttattaattagtttccATCCAAAAAGCAAGAAGATAATTACTTACATGCATCACATAACACTGgtcataaaataagataattttcacacacatatatatgttttagtactaaatatattaattatgaaaaacatatataaaaattcttcatcatcataatAAAGTGAATACAATACGGATAGAAACTTACCCAATAAGGTTTACTCAAATTCCTTCCTCAAATGGATTTTTAGATTCTCATTTGAATAACAAAATACACTTAGCTTAGCTTCTTGACACATAAATACCATGGAATGCTTAAGATCTTGACCCACCCAAGGAATCCGACTTTGTATTCATTGTAAGAAGTATTCATTCATTTAGCTCCAATTCCTTGACTTCTTCAGCTAATTAAAGTCATCATCCAAGTCCTATACATGTATAGGAGCTTAATTCAATTAGAAAACCGTAATACATGTATGAGATCTATCTAAATGGGATTATATATACAATGCCTAGCTAATAAACTCTCAAACAGTGTTTGTAAAATACAAGGAAAGGAAAGAGTTATagttagttaaataaaaaactttgtAAATGAAACTTCTTTTAGCAACataattcaaattaatattCACATTTATTTGccaaattaatcttgattatctATATGTTGCCATCCAATGAAGATTTGTTTTTACACCTTCTCACTTAAAGACACTACTCTTAATATATGTGTATGCTTGTAAAATTAGTTTGCATGTCTGAAATAAGATTAGTCTTATTACATGTTCTTATAGTTCACTGccattataaatttttatttaaactaGTTAAAAGTTATGTAAAATTCAATTCGAACTCTGTTAGGGAGTCAATGGAGTATTGGagtatttgtacaatgtgtacaatgaacTATTTATTTAGTCtaatatgagttaaaaaataaacacCTAACATAAAATACTACTAATTTCTCAAACACAATACACCCATATTATCTAGAATAACCGTTTAGATAtcagggataataaacatctgatATCATAGTGAATCGAACATCCCTATatcccattgtacacattgtatagaTAATCCATTGGCTCGCTATACTTCCTCAATTCTTAAATGAGTACTCATGTATAATTACTCCAAAAACATGTATAGTCTAGTGTGCTATAAGACATGAAAGtatttcttttaaataatcAAGGATGCATTTgatttacatttttattttttatttttaagattttgtaaaaaatacaataaataataaaatgatgTTATTTTCAtctatcaaaaacaaaaaataaaaatacaaactaaAAGTATTTTGAGATGTTTTCACCTAAAGAAATGTCCATTATTTCTATTAATTGCCACGTAAAACAAAAAATGCAAGACAATATAGAGTATGGTCACAAAAGCAATAGTCTTCTTATCTGAGCACAAacttatataaatattttagttaCAAACACATTTGAGGTGGCATGGTGTGTACCTATTAATGGAACAAAAAATCCATGGTTGTAGAGACTCATGGTCCTTAATTAGCACAGTTAGGTAATGCGAGAAACAGTGTAATTCATGTACAATGGttagaaattaaaatacatataGATAACatgacaaaaaagaaaaaaggagaaTATATATTCATTCAAACATAATCAGAAGATAAAAGCAtacatgaaaaaataaaaaagaaagtaCAATTATTATCCATTGGTTAGAAAtgggaaaaagagaaaaggaacaaaacaaaacaaaattcgtTAGAATGAGACAAAAgtttttgaaaacaaaagagaTTTTTCGTACCAAGATGATATATTATTATAGATTATGCCACCAGCAGACAAGGCCTCATGAAACAGCATCTAATTTTTCCCACAACCATAGATCTTAATTATTTGAAAGAAATgtcctttcttttattcttttaccCCCTATATATAGTAATATAAGAAGAGTTTTTATTAACCAGCAAATCAATTCGTGAATcaaatttattcttaaaaaaaacttatttaattTGGTTTAGTATTTGTTCTGTGGAGGGCGCAATAAGATAGTGCAAATCCCAAAATAAGTAAGATTATGTGAAGCAGCGAacttattattaatattataagctaatataatataatataagaaGCAGagagaaatatataatatataattaactaattaattaataaagaaTGAAACCATGGTAACATTGTGATCTTTGCATGTGAAAGGGACCAATAGAGCAAACGTATGCAAGTGTCTTTGGAAGTCCCTACTCCATGCTTATTCAGTATAATcttgaaagaaaaatgaatgtATATATATACTGTATACAGGTATATATACATGTTATATACATGCCATTTAGGGTTTTGAAGACCATGGAGCTTAGGGTTTAATATAATGAAGACAATGAATGGAACAAAATTAAAGTTTTGGGGGAAAATCTCTACTCTTTTTGTGAAATATCCGTGGGGTCGAACCAAATCAATTAATAATtgtttaattataaaaaaaaataagtatttaaaaaatcatactatgtgtttgatgaaattgTGGTGTTGAAAATTCAATGATCAAACGATCAACCTCATCAGAGTTTGAAGCGTGGAATTAGTATATGTCATTAATATGCACATACATAACATCAATGAATGATTCAATCAACATTTCAAAACacccttttctttttccatGTCAACTTCTGATCGAAAACAGCATCAAATCCAAAACAGTAGTAACAAAAAGAAATTACCATAAGCTCTTGAAGGGGAATTCAAAAGGGATGTTGATGATAACTTTACTGCAAAGCTGGTAAGCTTGAGGTAGTAGTGGTGTCACCGTTGGCCTTATTATTGATTagatttctcttcttctttttcttcttataagGGATTCCTCTTGCTTTGGCTTGTGAGTCCCTAACCTCTCGTAGGTAAACTCTTATGGCTCCACTGGCAAATGGATTTGTCTCGGGTAGACCTCCATTTTCCTCATATGCCGCTCTCAATCGGCCTATGAGAGCGTCAAGACTCCCCCAGGCTTGTTTGAGAGGGCATGTGCAAGGTCCTGGTGGTTCGGTCTGCCCGAAAAACAAGCAACCTTGCGAGTGTACCTTTGTTTTTCCGAATTGATCTAAATACCTTAAAAATTCAAGGACATGGCTGGAGTTGCACTGAGAAAGCGGCACTGGAGGCCGTTGGTTCCTAAGGTATTGGCCGAAAGTGTTCCAATCTCTCTTCTTTTGGGACTCATATCGGCTCAACGGCAACTGATGTTGCGGTTGAATCCGATCAtcactaccaccaccaccaccatcagtAGGAGATCTTGACGATCCCTCTACTATATCTTTC
The Arachis stenosperma cultivar V10309 chromosome 7, arast.V10309.gnm1.PFL2, whole genome shotgun sequence genome window above contains:
- the LOC130940253 gene encoding protein LIGHT-DEPENDENT SHORT HYPOCOTYLS 10-like codes for the protein MSTSKGKDIVEGSSRSPTDGGGGGSDDRIQPQHQLPLSRYESQKKRDWNTFGQYLRNQRPPVPLSQCNSSHVLEFLRYLDQFGKTKVHSQGCLFFGQTEPPGPCTCPLKQAWGSLDALIGRLRAAYEENGGLPETNPFASGAIRVYLREVRDSQAKARGIPYKKKKKKRNLINNKANGDTTTTSSLPALQ